From the genome of Winogradskyella forsetii, one region includes:
- a CDS encoding M23 family metallopeptidase, which produces MKQFFLFFLLTCAVYGQSEYPQDYFRHPLDIPLVLAGSFAELRSTHFHGGLDIKTQQREGLKVYAAAEGYVSRIKISEFGYGKALYITHPNGYTTVYGHLQKFSKRLEDFIRECQYEKESFEVEVFPSSEELLVDPNEVIAYSGNTGSSGGPHLHFEIRDNQERPMNPLLFGMQVKDTKAPYVSAVFAYPKDATSTINGKNERVELRLIPKDEGAYEVEKITAYGNIGFGVVSNDKQDLAPNNNGVSNIQTFFNGNKSLEVDFKRFSFDETKHIRRYVDYDYYKSNKSKIQKLFIEQNNPLSLYKDAYDNGFVLVEDSTASVYKIKINDYHKNETWVTIPIEGKPETIEQDDFIDTSEKTLVYSSKATTLNSGLINVKFYENTLYDDTYINFRVNSDTLFLDEDRIPMQKNFYINYDLSNYKSEHQEKLFVARYYGNYWKPYYVSSSRKGNILTARTKSLGTFALATDTVPPTIKPINFQDKKWISKYRYLKVKIDDDLSGISKYRATVNGKWILMEYDYKTNTLTHDFNDNIVKDTKNELKIIVTDNVGNSSTFEATFFRK; this is translated from the coding sequence ATATCCTCAGGATTATTTTAGGCATCCATTAGATATTCCATTGGTGCTTGCTGGTTCGTTTGCTGAATTGCGTTCCACACATTTCCATGGTGGATTGGATATTAAGACGCAGCAAAGGGAAGGATTAAAAGTTTATGCGGCTGCTGAAGGTTATGTGAGTAGAATCAAAATTTCAGAATTTGGTTACGGAAAGGCGCTCTATATTACACATCCCAATGGATACACAACGGTTTATGGTCATCTTCAAAAGTTTTCCAAACGTTTAGAAGATTTTATTAGGGAGTGTCAATATGAAAAGGAAAGTTTTGAAGTTGAAGTTTTTCCTAGTTCCGAAGAACTCTTGGTAGACCCCAACGAAGTAATTGCCTATTCAGGTAATACAGGAAGCTCTGGCGGACCGCATTTGCATTTTGAAATTAGGGATAATCAAGAACGACCAATGAACCCATTACTTTTTGGTATGCAAGTCAAAGACACCAAAGCACCTTATGTTTCTGCCGTTTTTGCCTATCCAAAAGATGCAACTTCAACAATTAACGGTAAAAATGAACGTGTTGAGTTACGCCTAATTCCAAAAGATGAAGGCGCCTATGAAGTTGAAAAAATAACAGCTTATGGCAATATCGGTTTTGGAGTGGTATCTAATGACAAGCAAGATTTAGCTCCAAATAATAATGGCGTCAGTAACATTCAGACCTTTTTTAATGGCAATAAAAGTCTCGAAGTCGATTTTAAACGCTTTAGTTTTGATGAGACCAAGCACATCAGACGCTACGTGGATTACGACTACTATAAAAGTAACAAATCCAAAATTCAAAAGTTATTCATTGAACAGAACAATCCTTTAAGCCTTTATAAAGATGCTTATGACAATGGTTTTGTTCTAGTGGAAGACAGTACAGCTTCCGTTTATAAAATAAAAATAAATGATTACCATAAAAATGAGACTTGGGTTACCATTCCTATAGAGGGAAAACCTGAAACTATAGAGCAAGACGATTTCATAGATACTTCTGAAAAAACTTTGGTCTACAGTAGTAAAGCAACGACTTTAAATTCTGGACTTATAAATGTAAAATTCTATGAAAATACGTTGTACGATGATACCTATATAAATTTTAGGGTGAATTCTGATACCCTATTTCTAGACGAAGATAGAATTCCTATGCAAAAGAATTTTTATATCAATTACGATTTAAGCAACTATAAAAGCGAGCATCAAGAAAAATTATTTGTTGCCAGATATTATGGCAATTATTGGAAACCGTATTATGTATCTAGCTCACGTAAAGGCAATATATTAACAGCTAGGACCAAATCTTTGGGAACCTTTGCACTTGCTACAGATACCGTACCACCAACTATAAAGCCTATTAACTTTCAAGATAAAAAATGGATTAGTAAATATCGTTACTTAAAAGTAAAGATTGATGACGACCTTTCTGGAATAAGTAAATATAGGGCCACTGTGAACGGTAAATGGATTTTAATGGAATACGATTATAAAACCAATACCTTAACACATGATTTTAATGATAACATCGTTAAAGATACCAAGAACGAATTAAAAATAATTGTTACGGATAATGTTGGAAATAGTTCTACATTTGAAGCAACATTTTTTAGAAAATAG